Part of the Benincasa hispida cultivar B227 chromosome 12, ASM972705v1, whole genome shotgun sequence genome is shown below.
TCCCGGTCCCATCCCCTATTCCATTCTTCATTCCTGTAAATTCTACGCAAGAATTTCCCGTGGGAAAAAATTTTCTACCatcatttttttctaataatttttttatttcagttaaattatatttttaccaaTTCCTTAAACATATCTAATacaacttttatttaaataaaatattatcaattttggtaataaaaacaataatacacattcaatttaaaaagatataattaaaatgctaattctcataatttttataaattaaaattcaacaattagAACATCTTgtcttaaatattaaaatatctaggaattaaagtaataaagtcttaaatttaaaataactaaaacctCCATAATTATCCTAACAAAGTTtacaatattaatatatatatatatatatatatatatatatatatatatatattataatttataatttagtatTACAAAAGTTGGGGCGAAGCGGGGACACGAGTCAAGGTCAGGGTCGGGGAATATATTCCCTGTCTTCGGTCCCGAATTGCAAACGGGAAAAAAAATCCCTACTCCCTCTCCATTCCCCATGTATTCGGGGATTCTCTGCCCCATTTGGATGTATCtataaattataatagtttgtgtttgagatGCATACTATTTTAGTATGAAttataatagtctgtgtttTGGATGCTACAttagaaaatagtaaatattgtaacGGAGCACTTTAACAAAAAAggatttgaaatagtaataaTGTAGGTAATTGACTATTACCATTGGAGTCTCAAACATATTTGGGCCACCAATTTGTTGGTGGCCCAAACATTCCCTTAGGTGCGTCCATCCATTTTTATGCATCATATCAAATTGTTTCATCACAATTTGTCACATGAAAATTTTTTCatactttcttaaaaaaaaaagttcaaaaacacttttggtttctaaactgtgaaagtaataatttagtccgtGAACTTTGGTTTGTAAGCATTTAATCTCCAACTttaatatgtaataatttaatctttatactttcaaaattgtAACAATCTAGtccaaattttatcaaaaatagatgttaattttatattatggaaaattcttataaataaaaaaatcccaaaaatatttacacttcaTAGCAAATTTCAAAAGTGCTTGTACTTTAAAAAGAcccatttattattttatgatgtagatttgtaattttataaaaatatcgaGTCTCTAGTTAGTTTATCGgctaatttataaaaaaaaagtccattacaatgactaaattattacataataaaGTCTAGGGGACTATATTGctgtaaaattaaaagtttaagaaaaaaatgattgacctaaaaagtgattttgaacctaacattttaatatattaaatgctatTATATTTTTTGATGATGAGAGAACCAagtatttatgatttttttttttttaatgttattcaTACAaggtcatttttttctttttaataatttccTAAAAAGAATGCTAACCTAAAAAGAATGCTAACCATAATATAATTTTAGGAACCGTCTAAAAAAAGAagttaggggaaaaaaaaaaaaagtctaaaaaAAGTGAAGTATTGTTGAGAATTAGTTTGAGGTCCTAAAAATAAGAATGACCCAACAAAAAATGGAGGTATAAAAAGAGGAGTCCATCGTTCCCCATAACCATCACGCTTCCTCACaactaagaaagaagaaagaaagaaataaagaaacaagaaacaagaaaaagaatGGGGAAATCCATAATTTTGCTTGTTTCAGGGCTTTCTCTCATGTGTCTCCTAACCCTAGCATCCTCCGAGAAGGATCGATTCTTGGTGGAGGGAAAAGTATATTGCGATACATGCCGCGTTCAATTCTTCACTAAAGTCAGCAAATTCCTCGAGGGTAAGAATAACAATAActaaatggaaatggaaattgaaatggaaattgaaattgaaattgaaattgacaTACAGGTGCTACGGTGAGGCTGGAATGCAAAGAAATCGAAGGAGGAAGCGTGACGTTCAGCAAGGAGGCGGTGACGGATAAGAGCGGAAGCTACAGCATCGAGGCGGACGGAGATCACGAAGAGGAATTGTGCGAAGTATCGTTGGTGAAGAGCGATGATCCAGATTGCGACGAGATATCTGTAGAGAAATACGAGCACATGGCCAGAGTGAGTATCACCAACAACAGTGGAATCACAAATCCCGTTCGCCTTGCTAATCCGCTCGCTTTTATGAAGAAGGAGAAGCTTCCTGAGTGTAAGGAAGTTCTTAGAGAGCTTGGATTTGACGATGAGGGAATCCTTGTTTGAGTTTTTAAGCTCCTTCCTCTCATTCATTTTACTctctattaatattaatattatttaattactaCTACttcttaattcatttttttgcatcaatttcatatatcATCATAAACACATCCAACTATATATGAGATCATGAATGTCCCCTTAAGGACAGTATTTATATCTAAATAAGTAATTTCAACATAATCAATATTCTATAGTATTTACTCAAAAAAAATGCAACAAAAAATCGaggaaaaatgattaaaaaaaaaaaaaaaaagagagagagaactgTCGTGAGTGtcaattttgattgttttattatgCCTTTGCTTCAAATCTCTGATTCTCGAACAACAAGGGACTATTTGGTTTCGGATATATATTTGACCTCTTATATGAAGTTAATATTAAACAATaggaactaaattctaaatttcaaaattactaaCTTTGTCCAAAACATAGAGTAGTAACTTgaaatttaatctaatttaatttataattcattatataatacaaattttatttttttttaaaaaaaataaattagatatataattaacatactatatttctaataattataaactataagacctcaattttaattgattcCAAATCACAGGGACTAGAATTTCTATTTTTCCTATAATATTAacattacaataattatataaattttttttttaacataaaacatgttaataaatcaataataatttattatcttAAGTGGATAACTACAATTAGTTCATGATATAAACTAGAATCCAATTTCTAAATTCTAGTTTTCATTTTCACAAATTTCTGTTTTTAGATTCTTCTAAAATTTTAGATCGTAGTTTATTATTATGGCATGTGGTgtattaacataattaaagtTCAAAGTCGAAAGTGCATTAAGCTATTTTTTGACAGTCAAATAGCAGCAAGTATTATAAAGAATCGTGTCCGTGCATAACCGTAAAAAATACGAAAAACTCTCTGGTCAGTTCCAGCATCTGTAATTTGTTCTTCCCAACCATCTACAAACCATTTTGAAATCACCAGAAACATGCAAATATGGTATACATTTAGTTACATTGTAAATTGTATGCAGCACatatataaaattgttattatgaTTACAATTTAACAAGTTAGcttgaaggaaaaatataacaaattagaCCTTTTCTAGGTTATTGTTGTTGTGTGGAAAGACTTGGATTTTGAAATCATGTTATGTCCTTAATAAAACGAATAATCGTGCAATAAGGAAGATGTGAACACAATTCAAATCGTTGTATTGTTGTTCATAGAATAGTTACATTTAAAAACGCCATGGTTGCAAAGAACAAAATAATTCCTATTTCAGAAGAATCAAGCAAATTTGTAGGTAAAGAAAAATGGTAGAGATTGCTGCAGAATAGGGCAGACTTTCTGAATCTAAAGAAGAAacaccaataaactaaaaaatccatCTGATGATGAAAACCAAAAATAAGGAAGAACAGAACATCAAAACACCTTgatcaattgaaaaaaaaaaaaaaaaaaagtttacaaaaTCATAGTGCCTACTATCTAATATGGGGTGGAGATATCAGGTGAACTTTTAATCTTGTATAATGGTAAACTCCCAGTAATCATCTCAGCAGCAGCAATGGAATCAGAAATCCTTCCTCGAAACATGCAAACCGAATATTAGTTGGAACAAATGAGAAAGAATGAACGAGACTGGCATATGAGGAAGTGTAAACGAGGATTGCAGAGTAATTGACtgaatgacaaaaaaaaaaaaaaaaaaaaaaaaaaaaaaaaaaaaaaagaaaagaaaaaaagaaaagaaaagaaaaagcagTGTTACAAAAGAGGGAGGTGAAGAAGCATGGCCACAAATCATGCTACCAAGCAAACAATTAATGAACATAGTCTGAATGAAGAATTTTCTGGCAAGAGCCCACTAAGCAGGTGGAACTATTTCAAATACCAATACAATTTTCCTGCCAACTCTCTTGAGATGAAATGGTAAGCTGTTCATCAAATACTAGATCCTCCCATAGTCTTTTCTTCCACGAGATGCTGGAGGAATGCTTGTAACAGGCTGATTCGCTCTAAACCCTATGGAAGAATAAATATTATAAGCATTTCGAAATTTCGAAACAAGGATTTGATTAGAAAGTATATGTAAAAGGTTAAGGTTATATTCTCTTGAAAGCATATTTACCCCATGACATGCCACTGctgaaagatccacttccgggAGAACGAGGGCCTCCAGAATTATAGCTGGGAAGGGGTGGTTGGATCTTCACAGGGTTCCACTCGTAACCTCGAACGTTTGTGCTTCTCCCTTGATTGAACCGCTGAACAGGTTGCTGTCCCAATCGGCTTGGGGAATTGTGTGAACTATGAGGCATGAGATGGGAATGCTTTGATGAGGAACGAGCATATCCAGTGTGCAAATCTTGAGCTGAGGGCGGGCTACCCACCTCTACATGCGGAAATGCTTGGACAGGTCCAGTTTTTCTGAAATTGTAATGAAATGGAAAAGGTATAAAGGAATGAAAAATATGAAATCTCAAAGGTCGTTCTGTGTCGGAatcaaaataggaaaagaaaatcATGCCACCTGGGAGAATTTACAACATATATTGAGTGGGGGAGTGATTTGATTATTCAATGGATCTACAAATCACAAAAGAAAGAATCTCCATTTTATCCTAAATATACAAACAAATAATCAAGGCGCATAATGTTTGATTCAAGAGGGGAACTAAATATACACGAGTATAACCAACTGGAATAGCTTGCAACAGGGAATGTAATACACAAGTATTAGTCACAAGATGATGCAAAACTTGAGAAAGAAGTCTCTAATTATTGAAAGAATCGACTGATTTAAGCTTAGGTACAAGTATTTAAGGCATAACAACCATGACTAACCCTTTACAGTTATACTTCACCAACTAATAGTAAACTAATAACGAACTAAAAACCTCTAATAGAAGGTGGAACCCTCAAAACAACGGCTGAAGCAGTACTAACTTAAAACGGCTGGATTTTACAAAATAGGGGAATGTCTAATAAAACCCCCA
Proteins encoded:
- the LOC120068426 gene encoding olee1-like protein, coding for MGKSIILLVSGLSLMCLLTLASSEKDRFLVEGKVYCDTCRVQFFTKVSKFLEGATVRLECKEIEGGSVTFSKEAVTDKSGSYSIEADGDHEEELCEVSLVKSDDPDCDEISVEKYEHMARVSITNNSGITNPVRLANPLAFMKKEKLPECKEVLRELGFDDEGILV